From the genome of Alkalimarinus coralli:
GACGCTCCCTTGGACACCATTACCGCCTCGGCACGACCATTTAACTCTGCGTACGGTTGTCCGGCTTCGTTGTTTGCAATAGAGATATTTTGCCAGCCAACACCTTTGGCAATTCCCGTACCTAGCGCCTTAACAATGGCTTCTTTTAACGCGAACCTTTTGGCCAGATAACGAGCACTATCAGGTGCTGCGTCGAATAACAACTTTTCATCAGGTGTCAGAATCCGGGAAGCAAAACGCTCGCTATGCTTCGCAAGTGCCTCTTCTATTCGAGCCACTTTGACCAGATCTGTGCCTATACCTTTAACCATTGTTATTCCTGCAATCCGACACTGTCATTCCCCCGCACAAGGTGAATTGCGAAGCAAGAGAGAGCACCCTGGGGTGGGCGGAAATCCATAGTCAACTGTCGCACAAAACAGTGGATCCCCGCATTCGCGAGGATGACTTATTAAACCAAGCAAATCAAACCTACTATCAAGAGTCAGCTAAATGAGCCCACATATCGTGCTCATCCGCTTCTTCAATAACCACCTCAAGAATATCGCCGGGCTCGACATTGGTCACATTGTCGATAAACACCAGACCATCGACATCAGGCGCATCACCCATGGTTCGAGCAACGGAGCCCTCTTCTGTCACTTCATCGACTATTACCTGCATCTGCTTGCCGACTTTCAACTGTAAACGATCTGCACTGATTTGCGCTTGAAGCGCCATAAATTGCTCCAGACGCGCGTCTTTAACCTCTTCAGGTACCGGCTCTGCCAGGTCATTTGCGACCGCCCCTTCTACAGGTGAGTATTTAAAGCAACCCACGCGGTCTAGCTGTGCTTCTTTAATAAAGTCCAGCAACAGTTGGAAGTCTTCTTCGGTTTCTCCTGGAAAACCTACAATAAAAGTACTGCGAATAGTTAAGTCTGGACAGATTTCACGCCACTTTTTAATCCGCGCCAGTGTGTTATCAATCGCACCAGGCCGCTTCATCATCTTTAATATACGAGGGCTGGCATGTTGGAGTGGGATATCAAGATAAGGGAGAATTTTCCCTTCTGCCATCAGTGGTATGGCATCATCAATATGAGGATAAGGGTACAAGTAATGCAGGCGAACCCATGCACCTAGCTCTCCCAATGACTGGCAAAGATCAAGAAAACGGGTTTTAACCGGCCGCCCCTGCCAAAAGCCCATGCGATATTTAGTATCTACCCCGTACGCCCCCGTATCTTGCGACACAACCAACAACTCTTTTACGCCATTGCTAACTAAGCGCTGGGCCTCATCCAGCACTTCTCCAACCGGGCGGCTATCCAGACGACCTCTCATTGAAGGGATAATGCAGAAAGTACATTTCTGGTTACAGCCTTCAGATATTTTCAAATAGGCATAGTGGCGAGGTGTCAGCTTTACCCCCTGAGCCGGAATGAGATGCTCAAAGGGGTTATGTTCAGGTCTTGGCACATGCTGATGAACCTGATCCAGCACGTTCTCATAGGCATGAGGGCCGGTAACGCCTAACACGCCAGGGTGAACCTCGGTAATATCATCTTCTTTAGCGCCCAGACAGCCTGTGACCAGCACTTTACCGTTTTCCGCCAATGCTTCCCCAATCGCATCAAGCGACTCCTGAACAGCACTGTCTATAAAACCACAGGTGTTGACGATAACCATATCTGCATCGTCATAACTCGGGGTTACTTCGTAGCCCTCAATTCGGAGCTGGGTCAAAATGCGCTCAGAATCTACAAGATTTTTAGGGCAGCCAAGCGATACAAATCCAATCCTTGACCCGCTGTCATCCCTCTCAACAGTAGTGATATCAACCGCATCATTCTCTGTAATCGGTTGGTTCTCGATAGTCGTGTCTTTCTGCTGGTTGGGGTCAAAGCTCTTAACGGTCATAGGTCTCAATCATAGTTAGTGATACAGGGTACTTAAGTGGCATCGGGAAACCGCTGTTTGCGGCTATATCCAGAATACTAAATAGTCTGTCGAGGCGAAATTTCGCGAATTATACCTGAACATCCCTAACAATACAGGTTAAAAATCGATCAACTTTGTAATCAAATCCTTGCCGGCTAAATACTTCCCTCCCAGCAGCCTGGTCGCGCTTGATACCCAGTGCGAAACACGCTCTACATGCACCTCAGTAGATCACCGCTCAGGCTCCAGCGCTGGATATATCGATCCCGAATATTAAAAATGCCACGACCTCTTGGGCAGCGTTCGTGCGACCAGTTCACATCGATACATTCTGTTTCAAACTAGAACAGTCATTTAATTGCCATATTTGGCATAAACGCTTAAAATTCATACAACTAGGTAAATTTAAGCAGAAAGTCGGTTAAAGCAAATTTGTAACGCGCCATTAACCACAAGATATTGGAGGTCGCTCTGTTAAGTTAACCCCTGGAAACGCATCAATTTGTTACTGTGGCAGCAACGTTTTATGAATACCAGTCATACGAAAAAAAACCTGAGACACTACACTCGAATCAGAGCGCAGCTGGAAGCGACAGTTCAAAAAAATGAAGGCCAGACAGTCACTGCCGATATAGCGAACCTCTCGCGCGCAGGCATGATGCTGGCTTGTGACGGTAAAACACTTAACGAATTTCTACCAAACACGACCCCGATCATCCCCAGACAACCGGTTCAACTTGATGTTGAGTTTACGGTTCCTGTTGTTGCTACACAGAGAGTTATTGTCAAAACACGTTGCAATGTTATCTACACCCGCCGCTTATCACGGGATTCGTTTCAAATAGGGCTTGAGTTTGACTCTGTTGAGAACAATGGTTACAACTACATCGATCAGTATATTGATGCCCAACAACAGGCTGGTTAGTCCGACAACAAAAACAACGAACTAATACAGAGCAGGCAACGCCTCATATTCACTGCTACTTGTCATATTCACTGCTACAATCTCTCTTATAGCTAATACGGTAATAGCCTTTAGCAAGAATCCTGAAGCTATATCGATATTCCTTTTATATCTAGAAGGTCAACTTCTTATAATCACCTATTATTTGATATAATTCCGGAATTCAGAATATCGACACGTTTAACCATTAAGTTTGATTCAATAAAACTTAAGTAGAATCAATGGATAAACGTAAAATTGACAGGTTACAACATGCGGGATTTGTCACGCTCGTGGCAATCCATCGTCTATCAAAAGCAGGTTTTAAAACATGACCGATTACAATCTGACTCATCTGAAGCAGCTTGAAGCGGAGAGTATCCAAATTATCCGGGAAGTCGCAGCAGAGTTTGAACGCCCTGTAATGCTTTACTCTATCGGCAAAGACTCTACCGTAATGCTTCACTTAGCAAGGAAAGCGTTTTATCCAGGTAAACCCCCTTTCCCATTGATGCATGTGGATACCACCTGGAAATTTAAAGAGATGATCGCGTTCAGAGATGAACAAGCTAAGAAGTACGGTCTTGATCTGTTAGTCCATATTAACCAGGAAGGTGTTGAACAGGGCATTGGCCCGTTCACTCATGGCAGCGCAAAGCATACTGATGTCATGAAAACCCAAAGCTTGAAACAGGCACTCAATAAGTACCAGTTTGATGCAGCGTTTGGTGGCGCACGACGCGACGAAGAGAAGTCTCGTGCGAAAGAGCGTGTTTATTCATTCCGTGACAAAAACCATAGCTGGGATCCAAAAAACCAGCGCCCAGAACTTTGGAGCCTTTATAACGGCAAGAAAGACAAGGGCGAGAGCATTCGCGTGTTCCCTTTGTCAAACTGGACTGAACTCGATATCTGGCAATACATACACCTCGAGAATATTGATATCGTCCCTTTATACCTGTCTAAGAAGCGCCCTGTTGTTGAAAGAGACGGCATCCTGGTTATGGTTGATGATGAGCGTATGCCTCTTGAGCCTGGCGAAACACCCGAGATGAAGTCTGTGCGCTTCAGAACGCTTGGCTGTTATCCGCTAACGGGTGCCGTTGAATCTGAAGCTACAACGCTTCCAGAAATTATCCAGGAGATGCTTCTGGCAACGACCTCGGAAAGGCAGGGCCGTTTAATCGATAGTGACCAAGCCGGTTCAATGGAACAGAAAAAGCGTGAAGGATATTTTTAAACCTGCCCGACATTTGTTTCCGCTTCTGCTTGCCAGCATGAGCGCACTAACAAGGCTTGTTTAAAACAAATACTTCTGAGATTGAGAATTTAAGAGATACAGACATGTCAAATCAGTCGGATCTAATTAGCCAGGATATTAACGAATATCTTAAGCAACACGAACATAAAGAACTATTAAGACTGCTAACCTGTGGCAGCGTGGATGATGGGAAAAGCACCTTAATTGGTCGCTTGTTGCATGACTCAAAAATGATCTATGAAGATCAGTTAGAGTCCATTAAAGCAGATAGCGTAAAGTCTGGAACAACAGGTGAAGAAGTTGACCTGGCGTTATTGGTTGACGGGTTGCAGGCAGAGCGCGAACAAGGCATCACAATCGATGTGGCCTATCGCTTTTTCTCAACAACCAAGCGTAAATTTATTATTGCTGATACTCCGGGGCACGAGCAATATACCCGCAATATGGCAACCGGTGCATCTACCGCAAACATGGCCATCATTCTAATTGACGCGAGACACGGCGTTCTGACCCAGACTCGCCGCCACTCGTTTATTGCTTCGCTATTGGGTATTAAGCACATCGTTGTCGCCATCAACAAGATGGATATCGTAGACTTCAGTGAGCAACGGTATAACGAAATCAAAGAGCAGTATCTTGAGCTGTCTTCTCAACTCGACATCGACAATATCTACTTTGCGCCGATCTCTGCGTTAAAAGGCGATAATGTTGTTGATCGTAGCGAAAACATGCCATGGTTTGAAGGCCAGACATTAATGGAGCTGCTGGAGAGTGTTGAGATTTCAGCTGACCGCAATCTTGAAAACTTCCGCTTCCCGGTTCAATACGTAAACCGCCCTAACCTCGACTTTAGAGGTTTCTGCGGCACCGTAGCATCGGGCAAGATTCACCCGGGCGATGAAATCATGGCGCTTCCTTCCCGCCAGGTAAGCACCGTTAAAGAGATCGTGACATTTGACGGTAACCTTGACGAAGCATTCGCAGATCAGGCAGTCACCTTAACATTAAAAGATGAGATCGATATCAGTCGCGGCAACATGATTGTTAAAACTGACGATCTGCCAGAAGTCGGTGCATCATTTGATGCACATGTTGTATGGATGGCCGAAGACGCACTAAAACCCGGCAAGCTATATGACATTAAGCTGGCGACAAGTGCCGTGTCAGGTTCGGTACAAAAAATACATCACTTGATCAACGTTAACACGTTTGAAAAAGACCAAGGTGAGCAGCTTGATTTAAACAGCATTGCACTATGCCGGTTCCACCTGAATCAACCCATTGCATTTGACCCATACAAGTCTAACCGCACAACGGGCGCATTCATTATTATTGACCGACTAACCAATGTCACCATTGGCGCGGGGATGATCGAAAATGCATGTGACGAAGGCGACCTTGATGAGTGGGCTCCGGTAACCGCAGACGAGCGAGCAATCCGCTTCAACCAACAGCCAATGCAGATTGCCTGCACCGGCGCAGCAGCAGAGCAACTCGCCCTTGCTGTTGAGCGTAAGCTGTTTGATCTAGGCAAATCTGCCGTTGTGTTGTCTGAAATCAACACAGCGGATGACAGCGAGCGAAACAAGATAGCTCAAGCACTCACTCAGGCTGGCCTAATTGCTGTTACAGTGGTTAGCTCTGCACCTGAAGAAGCAGATGTCGTGTTATCTGCCGAAAGCGATAGTGACCTGAAAAACGATATTAATACGCTCGTTCAAAAGTTACGCTAACGATATTGTAGGGTGCGTTCGCGCACCAGCAACCTGAATAGACGTCTTATTGAGTCCATTAGGTGCGCAAGCTCACCCTATAGTTCTATTTAGTTTTTACTCACCATTTTATCTCCCCAAAACACAACGCTCTGGGTTACAATATTGCCCCTCTTCACAGCATTTGGGTATCACTATTATGGCCATCAAGTCTCTCGTTATTCATCGTATTACCCGCTGGCAAGATGATCAGCCTGCGGAGTTAAAACTTCGGGACGAGCTTCTAACGGTCACAGCAGACTACGAATCTCTGCTCTCACAAGAAAAAAAGCTATTTAACGGCAAACCGGGCAAAAAGTACGGCCGATTCAGCGATGACGTTGGCGAGTCGCCTTTCTCTAGCTGGTTAACTGAAACGCTGGACGGCAAAATGAGCTTTTTGAGTTTCTCGCAAAAAGCCACTGAGACCTTCAAACAACATCTTGACGAACAACCCATCACCCTAGACGGTTATCTCATGTTTGTACTGGATAGTCGGGCCGATGGCGATGTGTTCTATCTGCTATTTCTTGAAACAGCCTCTGGCATGGAGCTAAGTGGTTCGCTTGAACTTGAAACAGTGGATTACCTTAACACCTCCAAGTTAGATATGGCGGCCAGAATTGAGCTGTCTGATTGGCAAGGTGACTCCCCTACTGACGACTATTTTGTCCTCGCAGTAAGCCGAAGCGCTGCAAAAAGTGGTGATGTGTTCGCGAAAACCCTCGGATATCAAAACAGTATTGATACTGAAAAAGAGACCGAAACACTGCTTGAGACACTAGAGAAATACACCAACAAAGTCGAAAGCAAAGACGCCACTCAGTACCGTAAGAAAGCCTATGATTTCTGCGTTGAGCAACAGCAGATGGGGGAGCCAGTTCAAATAGAGCAGCTTTCGAACTACCTTGATGAGAATGAGCCCCAGCGCTTTGCCAGCTTCGCCAGAGAAGAGAAAGCGCTCAATAGCGAAACCGAGTTCAGACCCGATAACCGCAAGCTAAAACATTTAGTTAGGTTTACCGGCAAAGGCAATGGTATGAGTCTCTCATTTTCATCTGACCTGATTCAGTCATCTGTGCACTACAACCCGTCCAACGATACGCTAACCATTACGGAAATACCTAAAAGCCTTAAAGCTCAACTGGCCAAATTTATCGATAAAGGGGACGAGTAGCCCTCTTTAACAAGTCACGCCGATGCTGCGAGTTATCAGCCAGCCAATATAACCGGCACTGCCTGCCAGTGCCAAAGCTCCCAGAAAGACCAACCCCCAGACTTTATAAGGGTGACGGCTTAACTGCTTTCCATTGTCGGCCCTCTCTTTTCTCTCCAGTTCTCGTCCCACTTCGAGCATTAACGTTACTTCAGGAGAGGCTCGATCAATAAGAAATGAGGCGGCTTCGAACCACTGATCATCTTTTCTGCCTTTACGCAAAACACGGATGGCTTCATCTACACTTATAAATCCCATGTTACCTCTTTATAAAGACCTCTTATAAACAACTCTTCGCAACCAGCTTTTTACTTTCCCCCATATCTCTAGCCACTAGAGCTATGATGGTTATGGCAGGTTCATATTTTTGAAGATGATTAACCGCTAGTCAAACAGGCCCGTTTTATAAAACTTTTTGAGCTGTGCCAGACAGGAAGGTATTTCAACCCCCTGCTGCACCAACCACTTATCAGTGAGACTTGAAGTTTCTCGAATACCAATTAGAACGTGACGTACCGAGTATTGATCAAGCTTAGCCTCTGATTGAAGCTTAGACCATTTTGGGTTACTGGCAGGAGCTCTCTAACACAGGCCATAAACAACGGGGTAACCGAGACTTCAACTATGTGATCGTGAGCTAACTTCACTAAAGTTTCGCTTGCCAAAGATAACCTCTTCACGGTTCAATGGCAGTTATTTTGTTTTTAATAGATCTGTACCAAATTTATGATGTCACTATTTCTAATTATCGGCCTTATCGCTCTGACGCTCTTCCCTTGCTATCTGTTAAGACAGATAAACCATAGCAAAAAAGTCCTTATGCAATCCGAAGAAGCCCGTCTACAACTAGAGCAACTTCTAGCATTCTCTGAGGCAGAGAACCCTCCCGCTCCATCCAGTATGCGAGTTACCATTGAGATAAATGACCCACTTGAGCTGGCTAAACGAGAACAGCCATTAACCAAATATTTAAGCCAACTGGCACCTGAGTTAATCGTTAGAAAGGTTTATGAGCAGGTTGCCAGCGAAGTTGAAAGCGGCCTTAAAGAAAAAAGCGTAAACGCATCCGTCAGCATTGAGAAACGCTAAACCATTACTTACGGAAGAGATATTCACAATGAACACCGAAGCTATCAGCCCTCTAATCCTCATATTGGGAGTTGTCCCTCTAGCAGTCAACTGGCTGCTCATGATCAAAATTAAGCAGCTAAAAAGCGGCATTAAGAACAGCCATCAAAAAACGCTTGGCCTACTGGACTTTGTCCGCAAACAACAATCACGTAAGACTTCACTGAAAAATAAACAGGCACTAGTAGAAAAAACCGTTAATGACAGCACCGTTGCGGTAGAAACCATCCATCAGACCCTTTCTGATGCAGCCTTCAATGTCATCAATAACTTATCATCGACCAACAAAATAAAAGCCCGCAATCAGAAACTCAGAGACCTTCACGACCAAACCAGCAGTGATGTCTATAAATCAGTCAAGGTGGTGAATAAGCAGGTTGGCGCGATTACCGATGCCTTGCTTTCTACGCGAAAGACACCGTCTAGCAAGACGGCCACCAAGAGCTCTCCGTTAGTGAAAAACAAACGCTTAACGACAATTGACAACATCAACGACAGAAAAAGAAGCAAGCGGCAGCCGCCCAAAGAGTAACGCCCAAAATAACGCGATAAACCGGCATATCGTGCCATCTGGTTTAGTGCGTCGTTTTGTTGGTTAACCACACTGATTGATAAGGTGTCAGTACCAGCGTTCCTCGCAAGTCTTGGTAACCCGTTCCCGAGATAAGATCAATCCATTCATCTGTACCCACAAGGTTAATACTTGTCAGCGGAATATCCTGTGTCTGACCGGTAATGTTATGAATCGCAAAAATGCTCTGATCTCGCCTTAAACTTTGGCGCCAAAACGCGAATACGCCATCACCTAAGTGCAAAGTATATTGAATGGCATTTGGGTGAAATGCGGGCTGAGCGATTCTGATATCAATGAGCGCCTTCAACCTGTTAAATACGATATGATGAACAGATTCAGGCGCCCCTAGCGCCAGCGTAAGCTCATCGTAATTCCATTGATGGCGATTAATTGAACGTTTGTGCCCGGTTCTTTTGACTCGGGCATAATCGTTTGGCGTGCCGAACAGGCTATGAATATAAATTGCCGGAATCCCCTCCAGTGCCAGCATAATGGCATGCGCACATATAAACCGCTCAACCTGCCACTCATCCTCACCGTCAACTGTGCCTTTTAGCGCGTCAAACAGACTGATGTTGACCTCATAGGGTTTGTCTTGGCCGCACTCCAATGCTCGCCAGGAGATATCGCCACCAAAGGATTTCATGGTATCAAGTAGCAACTTAATCTCCTCTTCGGCTAACAACCCTTCGGCAGGTCGAAGCCCAATGCCATCATGAGAGGCAATGAAGTTCAGGTAGGTCGTCCCCATTTGTGCAGGCGGCATACTCATAAGCCAGTTTTTTAAGTAGTGTGAACTCCCCGTAACCAGGGCATTAATCAGCAAGGGCGGAAGCGAAAAGTTGTAAACAACATGGGCCTCATTGGCATTGCCAAAATACGACAAATTTTCACGATTGGGGATATTGGTTTCGGTAATGATGACCGCATCGCTTTTTCGTGCCTCTATCAGCGTTCTTAACAAACGGACGATCTCGTGAGTCTCAGGCAGATTCAGGCAACTGGTGCCAACCACTTTCCAGATAAAGGCAACAGCATCTAGCCTGAATACCGATATGCCAACATCCAGATAGTGCTTAATTATGTTGACCAGCTCCACCAACACATCAGGGTTCTCAAAGTTCAGGTCAACCTGGTCATGGCTGAATGTACACCAAACGTGCTTAACGCCTTCGTCGGTTGTCACCTTTTTGAGTAGCGGTGAGGTTCTGGGCCTGACCACTTGAGAGAGGTCATCTTGTGGCGAAGCCTCAGCAAAGTAATTAAGACCCGGTATACGGCCTGCCAAAAAATTGCTAAACCACTCACTTTCAGCAGAGCAGTGGTTAATTACCAGATCAGCCATTAGCTTAAAATCAGACGCTATCGCATGAATATCCTGCCATGTGCCGAGTGATTTGTTGACTTCCAGATAGTCTATAACAGAAAAACCATCATCAGAGCTGAAGGGGAAAAAAGGTAATATATGAACACCACTAATGGTGCCCGCCAAATATGTGTTCAAGAACAGATGCAGGCATTCCAGCGGTTTTGATGACGAATCCAGAATGCTATCGCCATAGGTGATCACAAACACATCGTGTTGATCCCAGTGGTTTACATACGCTTCGGGTGGCTTGGCGACATCGTCAATGCCAATGACTGCAATAAGCGTCTCAGCCAGCACCTTGAGCTGATCCTGTGCCTGGTCAGGATAAAGAACAGCAAGAT
Proteins encoded in this window:
- the acpS gene encoding holo-ACP synthase, which produces MVKGIGTDLVKVARIEEALAKHSERFASRILTPDEKLLFDAAPDSARYLAKRFALKEAIVKALGTGIAKGVGWQNISIANNEAGQPYAELNGRAEAVMVSKGASCLNISLSDEQDYVLAFAVLS
- a CDS encoding nucleoid-associated protein — its product is MAIKSLVIHRITRWQDDQPAELKLRDELLTVTADYESLLSQEKKLFNGKPGKKYGRFSDDVGESPFSSWLTETLDGKMSFLSFSQKATETFKQHLDEQPITLDGYLMFVLDSRADGDVFYLLFLETASGMELSGSLELETVDYLNTSKLDMAARIELSDWQGDSPTDDYFVLAVSRSAAKSGDVFAKTLGYQNSIDTEKETETLLETLEKYTNKVESKDATQYRKKAYDFCVEQQQMGEPVQIEQLSNYLDENEPQRFASFAREEKALNSETEFRPDNRKLKHLVRFTGKGNGMSLSFSSDLIQSSVHYNPSNDTLTITEIPKSLKAQLAKFIDKGDE
- the cysN gene encoding sulfate adenylyltransferase subunit CysN: MSNQSDLISQDINEYLKQHEHKELLRLLTCGSVDDGKSTLIGRLLHDSKMIYEDQLESIKADSVKSGTTGEEVDLALLVDGLQAEREQGITIDVAYRFFSTTKRKFIIADTPGHEQYTRNMATGASTANMAIILIDARHGVLTQTRRHSFIASLLGIKHIVVAINKMDIVDFSEQRYNEIKEQYLELSSQLDIDNIYFAPISALKGDNVVDRSENMPWFEGQTLMELLESVEISADRNLENFRFPVQYVNRPNLDFRGFCGTVASGKIHPGDEIMALPSRQVSTVKEIVTFDGNLDEAFADQAVTLTLKDEIDISRGNMIVKTDDLPEVGASFDAHVVWMAEDALKPGKLYDIKLATSAVSGSVQKIHHLINVNTFEKDQGEQLDLNSIALCRFHLNQPIAFDPYKSNRTTGAFIIIDRLTNVTIGAGMIENACDEGDLDEWAPVTADERAIRFNQQPMQIACTGAAAEQLALAVERKLFDLGKSAVVLSEINTADDSERNKIAQALTQAGLIAVTVVSSAPEEADVVLSAESDSDLKNDINTLVQKLR
- a CDS encoding sugar phosphorylase encodes the protein MIDELRFRVISHLAVLYPDQAQDQLKVLAETLIAVIGIDDVAKPPEAYVNHWDQHDVFVITYGDSILDSSSKPLECLHLFLNTYLAGTISGVHILPFFPFSSDDGFSVIDYLEVNKSLGTWQDIHAIASDFKLMADLVINHCSAESEWFSNFLAGRIPGLNYFAEASPQDDLSQVVRPRTSPLLKKVTTDEGVKHVWCTFSHDQVDLNFENPDVLVELVNIIKHYLDVGISVFRLDAVAFIWKVVGTSCLNLPETHEIVRLLRTLIEARKSDAVIITETNIPNRENLSYFGNANEAHVVYNFSLPPLLINALVTGSSHYLKNWLMSMPPAQMGTTYLNFIASHDGIGLRPAEGLLAEEEIKLLLDTMKSFGGDISWRALECGQDKPYEVNISLFDALKGTVDGEDEWQVERFICAHAIMLALEGIPAIYIHSLFGTPNDYARVKRTGHKRSINRHQWNYDELTLALGAPESVHHIVFNRLKALIDIRIAQPAFHPNAIQYTLHLGDGVFAFWRQSLRRDQSIFAIHNITGQTQDIPLTSINLVGTDEWIDLISGTGYQDLRGTLVLTPYQSVWLTNKTTH
- a CDS encoding PilZ domain-containing protein, with the protein product MNTSHTKKNLRHYTRIRAQLEATVQKNEGQTVTADIANLSRAGMMLACDGKTLNEFLPNTTPIIPRQPVQLDVEFTVPVVATQRVIVKTRCNVIYTRRLSRDSFQIGLEFDSVENNGYNYIDQYIDAQQQAG
- the rimO gene encoding 30S ribosomal protein S12 methylthiotransferase RimO, which encodes MTVKSFDPNQQKDTTIENQPITENDAVDITTVERDDSGSRIGFVSLGCPKNLVDSERILTQLRIEGYEVTPSYDDADMVIVNTCGFIDSAVQESLDAIGEALAENGKVLVTGCLGAKEDDITEVHPGVLGVTGPHAYENVLDQVHQHVPRPEHNPFEHLIPAQGVKLTPRHYAYLKISEGCNQKCTFCIIPSMRGRLDSRPVGEVLDEAQRLVSNGVKELLVVSQDTGAYGVDTKYRMGFWQGRPVKTRFLDLCQSLGELGAWVRLHYLYPYPHIDDAIPLMAEGKILPYLDIPLQHASPRILKMMKRPGAIDNTLARIKKWREICPDLTIRSTFIVGFPGETEEDFQLLLDFIKEAQLDRVGCFKYSPVEGAVANDLAEPVPEEVKDARLEQFMALQAQISADRLQLKVGKQMQVIVDEVTEEGSVARTMGDAPDVDGLVFIDNVTNVEPGDILEVVIEEADEHDMWAHLADS
- the cysD gene encoding sulfate adenylyltransferase subunit CysD; translated protein: MTDYNLTHLKQLEAESIQIIREVAAEFERPVMLYSIGKDSTVMLHLARKAFYPGKPPFPLMHVDTTWKFKEMIAFRDEQAKKYGLDLLVHINQEGVEQGIGPFTHGSAKHTDVMKTQSLKQALNKYQFDAAFGGARRDEEKSRAKERVYSFRDKNHSWDPKNQRPELWSLYNGKKDKGESIRVFPLSNWTELDIWQYIHLENIDIVPLYLSKKRPVVERDGILVMVDDERMPLEPGETPEMKSVRFRTLGCYPLTGAVESEATTLPEIIQEMLLATTSERQGRLIDSDQAGSMEQKKREGYF